The genomic interval CGACGGCGCCTTCGTCCGCGACCTGCTCCTCCAAGGCCTCGAACAGGCCCGTGACACCCACCTCCCGGAGGTCCTCGTCCGCGAGCGCTTCCGCCCCTTCGTCGAGGACGAGCTCGACGCCGTGTTCCCCACCGGCGCCGCCCGCCTGCTCCCCCACCCTCCCGCGACCCAGCCCCTGCGCGCCGTGGCCGCGGCGGCCGGCCAACGCTCCGTCCTCGCCATCGGCCCGGATGGGGGGTGGGTGTCCTTCGAGGCGCAACTGTTGGAATCCCACGGTTTTCGCCCCTTCTCCCTGGGCCCTCGAATCCTCCGGGTGGAGACAGCAGTTCCCGTGCTCGTCGGGCAAGTGGCCCTTCTCGCGGAAGACAATGCTCCGCGTCAGGATGCATCTCGGGCTTGAAGGGGCCAGGCCGCTGTTCAAGAGTTGCGCGCCATGGCCACGTCCATCCCTTCGTCTTCGGTCGCTTCCGACAGCACGCAGCCCGCTATCGGTGAGCAGCAGCCCCTCGTCACGTCCGAGCCTCAGGCTCCGGCGGCGAAGCCCGCCAGCCACGACTCGGCCCCTCCTCCCGCGTTGCTGGACTTCATGCTGCAGCGCTGGAAGCCCTCCGCGCAGAAGCTCCCTCCGAAAATCAAGTACGCCGAGTCGTTCAAGGCGCGCCGTCAGGCGCTGTCGAAGGCGTTCCCTGGCGAGACGCTCGTCATCCCCACCGGCCACGAGAAGGTGCGCGCCAACGACACCTACTTCCGCTTCCGACCGGGCACGGACTTCTACTACCTCACCGGCAACCTGGAGCCGGACTGCGTCCTGGTGCTCGAGCCGAAGGACGGCGGCGGGCACACGGACATCCTCTTCGTGGAGCCCAACCCGGGCCGCTCCGACGCGACGTTCTACACGGACCGCAACAAGGGCGAGCTGTGGGTGGGCCCGCGCCTGGGCGTGCCGGAGAGCCGCGCGCGGCATGACGTGGACGAGGCGCGCGGACTCGACACGCTTCCGGACTACCTCGCCGGGCTGAAGGGTGCGGCGTCGCGGCCCACGCGCGTGCTGCGGGGTCACTCGGCCAAGGTGGACGGAGCGGTGGCCGAGGGCGGCGAGCGCGACAAGGCGCTGGCCACGACGCTCTCGGAGATGCGCCTCATCAAGGACTCGCAGGAGCTGCGCGAGCTCCAGATCTCCATCGACGCCACGCAGCGCGGCTTCGAGGACGTCA from Myxococcus stipitatus carries:
- a CDS encoding 16S rRNA (uracil(1498)-N(3))-methyltransferase, with translation MNLLLLFDEDFLPDGTARLTGRRAQHAREVLRAEPGESLRVGRLGGLTGTGEVLENTPGVLHLRVTLTEPPPPRAGIDLLLAIPRPKALKKVLPAVASLGVDRIVLVNAARVEKSYFDSKVLDGAFVRDLLLQGLEQARDTHLPEVLVRERFRPFVEDELDAVFPTGAARLLPHPPATQPLRAVAAAAGQRSVLAIGPDGGWVSFEAQLLESHGFRPFSLGPRILRVETAVPVLVGQVALLAEDNAPRQDASRA